The following proteins are encoded in a genomic region of Actinomadura sp. NAK00032:
- the araB gene encoding ribulokinase has translation MSADERYVVGVDFGTLSGRAVVVRVRDGAELGDGVHEYGHGVIDAALPSGAALPPDWALQAPADWVDVLRFAVPKALAVAGVPASRVIGIGTDFTACTVLPATADGTPLCERHPDRPHAWPKLWKHHAAQPQADRINALAAERGEPWLRRYGGKISSEWEFAKALQLLDEDPELYAEADRWIEAADWIVWRLTGAESRNICTAGYKGIYQDGRYPSAGFLAALDPGFADFPAKLGHDLAPLGGRAGTLTAEAAGWTGLPAGIAVAVGNVDAHVTAAAADAVRPGQMVAIMGTSTCHVMASDALAEVPGMCGVVADGIVPGLWGYEAGQSGVGDIFAWFVDNCVPAYYNQVAAAEGRTVHEHLTALAAAQPVGRHGLVALDWHSGNRSVLVDHDLSGLIVGQTLATRPEDVYRALIEATAFGARMIVETFEAAGVPVEELVVAGGLMKNAFLMQVYADVLRRPLSLIGSAQGPALGAAIHAAVAAGAHPDITAAAAAMGRRVPAAYVPDRARADAYDDLYAIYRSLHDHFADGEIMHRLRALR, from the coding sequence ATGAGCGCGGACGAGCGGTACGTCGTCGGGGTCGACTTCGGCACGCTGTCGGGGCGGGCGGTCGTCGTCCGCGTCCGGGACGGCGCCGAACTCGGCGACGGCGTCCACGAGTACGGCCACGGGGTGATCGACGCGGCGCTGCCGTCCGGCGCCGCCCTCCCGCCGGACTGGGCGCTCCAGGCGCCGGCGGACTGGGTGGACGTGCTGCGCTTCGCCGTCCCGAAGGCGCTGGCCGTCGCGGGCGTCCCGGCGTCGCGGGTCATCGGCATCGGCACCGACTTCACCGCGTGCACCGTCCTGCCGGCGACGGCCGACGGGACGCCCCTCTGCGAGCGCCATCCCGACCGCCCGCACGCGTGGCCGAAGCTGTGGAAGCACCACGCCGCGCAGCCGCAGGCCGACCGGATCAACGCGCTGGCCGCCGAGCGCGGCGAGCCGTGGCTGCGCCGCTACGGCGGCAAGATCTCCTCCGAGTGGGAGTTCGCGAAGGCCCTGCAGCTCCTCGACGAGGACCCGGAGCTGTACGCGGAGGCCGACCGCTGGATCGAGGCCGCCGACTGGATCGTCTGGCGGCTCACCGGCGCCGAGTCGCGCAACATCTGCACGGCCGGCTACAAGGGCATCTACCAGGACGGCCGCTACCCGTCCGCCGGGTTCCTCGCCGCGCTCGACCCCGGCTTCGCCGACTTCCCCGCCAAGCTCGGCCACGACCTGGCCCCGCTCGGCGGCCGCGCCGGGACGCTCACGGCGGAGGCCGCCGGCTGGACGGGCCTGCCCGCGGGCATCGCGGTCGCGGTCGGGAACGTCGACGCGCACGTCACCGCCGCCGCGGCCGACGCCGTCCGCCCCGGCCAGATGGTCGCCATCATGGGCACCTCCACCTGCCACGTCATGGCGTCGGACGCGCTCGCCGAGGTCCCCGGCATGTGCGGCGTCGTCGCCGACGGCATCGTGCCGGGCCTGTGGGGCTACGAGGCCGGGCAGTCCGGCGTCGGCGACATCTTCGCCTGGTTCGTCGACAACTGCGTGCCCGCCTACTACAACCAGGTCGCCGCCGCCGAGGGGCGGACCGTCCACGAGCACCTCACCGCCCTGGCCGCGGCCCAGCCGGTCGGACGGCACGGGCTCGTCGCGCTCGACTGGCACAGCGGCAACCGCTCCGTGCTGGTCGACCACGACCTGTCCGGCCTGATCGTCGGCCAGACGCTCGCCACCCGGCCCGAGGACGTCTACCGCGCGCTGATCGAGGCCACCGCGTTCGGCGCCCGGATGATCGTGGAGACGTTCGAGGCGGCCGGCGTCCCCGTCGAGGAGCTGGTCGTCGCGGGCGGGCTGATGAAGAACGCCTTCCTGATGCAGGTGTACGCCGACGTGCTGCGCCGCCCGCTGTCGCTGATCGGCTCGGCGCAGGGCCCGGCGCTCGGCGCCGCGATCCACGCCGCCGTCGCCGCCGGAGCCCACCCCGACATCACCGCGGCCGCCGCCGCGATGGGACGGCGCGTCCCGGCCGCCTACGTGCCCGACCGGGCCCGCGCCGACGCCTACGACGACCTGTACGCGATCTACCGCAGCCTGCACGACCACTTCGCCGACGGCGAGATCATGCACCGCCTCCGCGCGCTGCGTTGA
- a CDS encoding M20 family metallopeptidase — MSLCDDAADLRHELTELRRALHREPETGLDLPRTQEKVLAALDGLPLEISTGKGLSSVTAVLRGGKPGGERRPAVLLRADMDALPVQEDTGLDYGSRIPGRMHACGHDLHVAGLVGAARLLAARRAELPGDVVLMFQPGEEGMGGAKIMVDEGVLDAAGERVAAAYALHVFSTALPRGMVVTRPGPMMAASDEAHVVIRGRGGHGSSPHGAKDPVPALGAMITALQTMVTRDLDVFDPAVVTVGSAHAGTAANVIPETAELTATVRSFSEDAHGRVRAGFERVVHGIAAAHGVTAEVDYREQYPVTVNTPDEAEFALGTARDVFGGDRVLEAPRPVAGSEDFSFVLRQVPGAFVCLGACPPDRDLATAPMNHSPQAVYDDAVLPDAAALLAELAVRRLEAE; from the coding sequence ATGTCCCTCTGTGACGACGCCGCCGACCTGCGGCACGAGCTGACCGAGCTGCGCCGCGCCCTGCACCGCGAGCCGGAGACCGGCCTGGACCTGCCGCGCACGCAGGAGAAGGTCCTCGCCGCGCTGGACGGCCTGCCCCTGGAGATCAGCACCGGCAAGGGCCTGTCCTCGGTGACCGCCGTGTTGCGCGGTGGAAAGCCCGGTGGAGAGCGCCGCCCGGCGGTGCTGCTGCGCGCCGACATGGACGCCCTGCCCGTCCAGGAGGACACCGGTCTCGACTACGGCTCGCGGATCCCCGGGCGCATGCACGCCTGCGGCCACGACCTGCACGTCGCCGGGCTGGTCGGCGCGGCCCGGCTGCTCGCCGCCCGCCGGGCGGAGCTGCCGGGCGACGTCGTGCTGATGTTCCAGCCCGGCGAGGAGGGCATGGGCGGCGCCAAGATCATGGTGGACGAGGGCGTGCTGGACGCGGCCGGCGAGCGGGTCGCCGCCGCCTACGCCCTGCACGTCTTCTCCACCGCCCTGCCGCGCGGCATGGTCGTCACCCGCCCCGGCCCGATGATGGCCGCCAGCGACGAGGCGCACGTGGTGATCCGCGGCCGGGGCGGGCACGGCTCCTCGCCGCACGGCGCCAAGGACCCGGTCCCCGCGCTCGGCGCGATGATCACCGCGCTGCAGACGATGGTCACCCGCGACCTGGACGTCTTCGACCCCGCCGTCGTCACGGTCGGGTCCGCGCACGCCGGGACGGCCGCGAACGTCATCCCCGAGACGGCCGAGCTGACCGCCACGGTCCGGTCGTTCTCCGAGGACGCCCACGGCCGGGTGCGCGCCGGGTTCGAGCGGGTCGTGCACGGCATCGCCGCCGCCCACGGCGTGACCGCCGAGGTCGACTACCGGGAGCAGTACCCGGTCACCGTCAACACCCCGGACGAGGCGGAGTTCGCGCTCGGTACGGCCCGCGACGTCTTCGGCGGCGACCGCGTCCTGGAGGCGCCGCGCCCGGTCGCCGGCTCGGAGGACTTCTCGTTCGTCCTCCGGCAGGTCCCCGGCGCGTTCGTCTGCCTCGGCGCCTGCCCGCCCGACCGCGACCTCGCGACCGCGCCGATGAACCACTCGCCGCAGGCCGTCTACGACGACGCCGTCCTGCCGGACGCCGCCGCCCTCCTCGCCGAGCTCGCCGTCCGCCGCCTGGAGGCCGAATGA
- a CDS encoding LacI family DNA-binding transcriptional regulator, giving the protein MAAESPEAPDGRRLAVMEDVAAMAGVSAMTVSRVLNTPEKVRPQTRARVMAAVQALDYRPNSAARVLATGRSGVLGVVSFDTTLYGPASTVFSIEQAAREHGYNVSIVSLSSLNRRSIGEGVERLRAQSADGIMVVAPHESAADGLKELPSDTPLVAVGAGGDVPFPVVAVDHRAGAERAVRHLLSLGHETVAHLAGPADWVDASGRTDGWRAALEAAGREVPAASPGDWSARSGYELGRRIAADPQVTAVFAANDAMALGLLRALREAGRDVPGEVSVVGFDDVPEAAYFPPPLTTVRQNFAEVGRRAFGLLLDRVEGGARPAPAPDGTHRVVEPELVVRESTGVRRRS; this is encoded by the coding sequence GTGGCCGCCGAATCACCGGAGGCGCCCGACGGCCGGCGGCTGGCGGTGATGGAGGACGTGGCCGCGATGGCCGGCGTCTCGGCGATGACCGTGTCGCGGGTGCTGAACACGCCCGAAAAGGTGCGCCCGCAGACGCGCGCCCGGGTGATGGCGGCGGTCCAGGCGCTGGACTACCGGCCGAACTCGGCGGCGCGGGTCCTCGCGACCGGCCGCTCCGGAGTGCTCGGCGTGGTCAGCTTCGACACCACCCTGTACGGCCCGGCGTCCACGGTGTTCAGCATCGAGCAGGCCGCCCGCGAGCACGGCTACAACGTCAGCATCGTCAGCCTCAGCTCGCTGAACCGCCGCTCGATCGGCGAGGGCGTGGAGCGGCTGCGCGCCCAGTCCGCGGACGGGATCATGGTCGTCGCGCCGCACGAGTCGGCCGCCGACGGGCTGAAGGAGCTGCCGTCCGACACCCCGCTGGTCGCGGTCGGCGCCGGCGGCGACGTGCCGTTCCCCGTCGTCGCGGTCGACCACCGGGCCGGCGCGGAGCGCGCCGTCCGGCACCTGCTCAGCCTCGGCCACGAGACCGTCGCGCACCTGGCCGGCCCCGCCGACTGGGTGGACGCGAGCGGCCGCACCGACGGCTGGCGCGCCGCGCTGGAGGCCGCCGGGCGCGAGGTCCCGGCCGCGTCACCGGGCGACTGGAGCGCCCGGTCCGGCTACGAGCTCGGCCGCCGGATCGCCGCCGACCCGCAGGTCACCGCCGTGTTCGCGGCCAACGACGCGATGGCGCTCGGGCTGCTGCGGGCGCTGCGCGAGGCCGGCCGCGACGTGCCCGGCGAGGTGAGCGTCGTCGGCTTCGACGACGTGCCCGAGGCCGCCTACTTCCCGCCGCCGCTCACCACCGTCCGGCAGAACTTCGCCGAGGTGGGGCGGCGCGCGTTCGGCCTGCTGCTCGACCGGGTCGAGGGCGGCGCCCGGCCGGCCCCCGCCCCGGACGGGACGCACCGCGTCGTCGAACCCGAACTCGTCGTGCGGGAGAGCACCGGGGTGCGCCGCCGCAGCTGA
- a CDS encoding evbL, with amino-acid sequence MTDLTELPELSAAETARAADKTIHDIGSTWMLDPSVSERGKELGYANPFAFYFAGRGGVLGDADGGVVWSALGFFEPGVVRAMWDEGVAVAGAREAARRYTRAFTAWAEERVPADPRLCELAERVANAADGAGLPLFCGWRAEPLPEPGPGRLVQVFQVLRELRGGMHLVATTAVGLTPLEAVLTNEGEGKAKFCGWRGEFPDCTALKPRLAEAEEITDRLSAAVYERALSPAERAEFAGLVAKAGAAVLP; translated from the coding sequence ATGACGGATCTGACGGAACTGCCGGAGCTGAGCGCCGCCGAGACCGCGCGCGCCGCCGACAAGACCATCCACGACATCGGCTCGACCTGGATGCTGGACCCGTCCGTCTCCGAGCGCGGCAAGGAGCTCGGGTACGCCAACCCGTTCGCGTTCTACTTCGCCGGGCGCGGCGGGGTGCTCGGGGACGCCGACGGCGGCGTGGTGTGGTCCGCGCTGGGCTTCTTCGAGCCGGGGGTCGTCCGGGCCATGTGGGACGAGGGCGTCGCGGTCGCCGGGGCGCGGGAGGCCGCGCGGCGGTACACGCGGGCGTTCACGGCCTGGGCCGAGGAGCGCGTCCCCGCCGACCCGCGCCTGTGCGAGCTGGCCGAGCGGGTCGCGAACGCGGCCGACGGCGCGGGCCTGCCGCTGTTCTGCGGCTGGCGCGCCGAGCCGCTGCCCGAGCCCGGCCCCGGCCGCCTGGTGCAGGTGTTCCAGGTCCTGCGCGAGCTGCGCGGCGGGATGCACCTGGTCGCGACGACGGCGGTCGGCCTGACGCCGCTGGAGGCCGTCCTGACCAACGAGGGCGAGGGCAAGGCCAAGTTCTGCGGCTGGCGGGGCGAGTTCCCCGACTGCACCGCGCTGAAGCCCCGGCTGGCCGAGGCCGAGGAGATCACCGACCGGCTCTCCGCCGCCGTGTACGAGCGGGCGCTGTCGCCGGCCGAGCGCGCCGAGTTCGCGGGCCTGGTGGCGAAGGCGGGCGCGGCCGTCCTCCCCTGA
- a CDS encoding MFS transporter: MTTTAPGDEKSPPVASVTAVVGLLVLFEVVSGFLQAGIAPVLPGIGDEWGVSDSALTWVIAVQLLSAAVSLPAFGRLGDLYGHRRMLRIALVSVAVGSILVAFAPSFGVLLAGRFLQGPLAALLPLEISLVRDRLPVELARSAIARLVGALTLGGLLGGLGMGIADKAFGDVRLALGVPAVLTLVCVAVSFVAIPESARRAAGRVDWPGVALLGLAVVAVLAGVSGAADGGWLSGTTLVPVLAGLALLAAWVVVELRTAEPLVDLRAMAGRHVAPYYFASFAFGVVYFGSQSPNSTFYATDPDEAGYGFGLSSLSIALAMLPAMLVSVVASASTAVVARKIGYRNALIGSFLLVAAGFAAFAAAHDVLWVVVAELTVLAAGMGVALGAMPTVIAEASDPSRTGVSTAVYNNVKTVGGAVAGGMFGTLLAAPAGSDDPAESGYAAVWLVGAGFALLAAVLALAARGRAAD, from the coding sequence ATGACGACCACGGCGCCCGGGGACGAGAAGTCCCCGCCCGTCGCGTCGGTCACGGCCGTCGTCGGGCTGCTCGTCCTGTTCGAGGTGGTGAGCGGGTTCCTGCAGGCCGGCATCGCGCCCGTGCTGCCCGGCATCGGGGACGAGTGGGGCGTGTCGGACTCCGCGCTGACCTGGGTGATCGCCGTCCAGCTGCTGTCGGCGGCGGTGTCGCTGCCCGCGTTCGGGCGGCTCGGCGACCTGTACGGGCACCGCCGCATGCTCCGGATCGCGCTCGTGTCGGTCGCGGTGGGCTCCATCCTGGTCGCGTTCGCGCCGTCCTTCGGCGTCCTGCTCGCCGGCCGGTTCCTGCAGGGCCCGCTGGCGGCGCTGCTGCCGCTGGAGATCTCCCTCGTCCGCGACCGGCTCCCGGTGGAACTCGCCCGCTCGGCGATCGCCCGGCTCGTCGGCGCGCTCACCCTCGGCGGGCTGCTCGGCGGGCTCGGCATGGGGATCGCGGACAAGGCGTTCGGCGACGTCCGGCTCGCGCTGGGCGTGCCCGCCGTGCTCACGCTGGTCTGCGTGGCGGTGTCGTTCGTCGCCATCCCCGAGTCGGCGCGCCGCGCCGCCGGGCGGGTGGACTGGCCCGGCGTCGCGCTCCTCGGCCTCGCCGTCGTGGCCGTCCTGGCCGGGGTGTCCGGCGCGGCGGACGGCGGCTGGCTGTCCGGGACGACCCTCGTCCCCGTCCTGGCGGGCCTGGCGCTGCTGGCGGCCTGGGTCGTGGTCGAGCTGCGGACCGCCGAGCCGCTGGTCGACCTGCGCGCCATGGCCGGACGGCACGTCGCGCCCTACTACTTCGCCTCCTTCGCGTTCGGCGTCGTCTACTTCGGGAGCCAGTCGCCGAACTCGACCTTCTACGCGACCGACCCGGACGAGGCCGGCTACGGGTTCGGGCTGTCGTCGCTGTCGATCGCGCTGGCGATGCTGCCCGCGATGCTCGTCAGCGTCGTCGCGTCGGCGTCCACCGCCGTCGTCGCCCGCAAGATCGGCTACCGCAACGCGCTGATCGGCTCGTTCCTGCTGGTGGCGGCCGGGTTCGCCGCCTTCGCCGCGGCGCACGACGTGCTGTGGGTGGTGGTCGCCGAGCTGACCGTGCTGGCCGCCGGGATGGGCGTGGCGCTCGGCGCGATGCCGACCGTGATCGCGGAGGCGTCCGACCCGTCCCGCACCGGCGTGTCCACCGCCGTCTACAACAACGTCAAGACCGTCGGCGGGGCGGTCGCTGGCGGGATGTTCGGGACGCTGCTCGCCGCCCCGGCGGGGTCCGACGACCCGGCCGAGAGCGGGTACGCGGCCGTCTGGCTGGTCGGCGCCGGCTTCGCGCTGCTGGCCGCCGTGCTCGCGCTCGCCGCGCGGGGGCGCGCGGCGGACTGA
- the araA gene encoding L-arabinose isomerase, with protein sequence MSFPNREIWFLTGSQALYGDDTLRQVAEQSGAIAARLGEALPVALRWRPVLTDADAIRRTCLDASADDSCVGVIAWMHTFSPAKMWIAGLDALTKPLLHLHTQANVELPWHSIDMDFMNLNQAAHGDREFGYIQSRLGVARKTVAGHVSDPAVGARVAAWARAAAAHHELRTLRLARFGDNMRDVAVTEGDKVEAQLRFGVSVNTYGVNDLVGVVDGVSDDGVTELVKEYEERYDVVPALRAGGDRHDALRYGARIELGLRTFLDEGGFKAFTTNFEDLGGLRQLPGLAVQRLMADGYGFGGEGDWKTATLLRTLKTAAAGLPGGTSFMEDYTYHLEPGNELILGAHMLEVCPSVAAGRPSLEIHPLSIGGREDPVRLVFDAAPGPAVVVGLADMGDRFRLVANEIEVVAPPEPLPMLPVARAVWRPQPDLRTSTEAWLTAGAPHHTVLSAALGTEVLDDLAEMAGVELLTIDAGTTMRQFTKEIRWNQAYHRLALGL encoded by the coding sequence ATGAGCTTTCCGAACCGCGAGATCTGGTTCCTCACCGGCAGCCAGGCCCTGTACGGCGACGACACCCTGCGCCAGGTCGCCGAGCAGTCCGGCGCGATCGCCGCGCGGCTCGGCGAGGCGCTGCCGGTCGCGCTGCGCTGGCGGCCGGTGCTGACCGACGCCGACGCCATCCGCCGGACCTGCCTGGACGCGAGCGCCGACGACTCCTGCGTCGGCGTCATCGCCTGGATGCACACCTTCTCCCCGGCGAAGATGTGGATCGCCGGGCTGGACGCCCTCACCAAGCCGCTGCTGCACCTGCACACGCAGGCGAACGTCGAGCTGCCCTGGCACTCGATCGACATGGACTTCATGAACCTGAACCAGGCCGCGCACGGCGACCGGGAGTTCGGCTACATCCAGTCGCGGCTCGGCGTCGCCCGCAAGACCGTCGCCGGGCACGTCTCCGACCCGGCGGTGGGCGCCCGCGTCGCGGCGTGGGCGCGGGCGGCGGCCGCGCACCACGAGCTGCGCACGCTCAGGCTGGCCCGGTTCGGCGACAACATGCGGGACGTCGCCGTCACCGAGGGCGACAAGGTCGAGGCGCAGCTCAGATTCGGCGTCTCGGTCAACACCTACGGCGTGAACGACCTGGTCGGCGTGGTGGACGGTGTCTCCGACGACGGCGTCACCGAGCTGGTGAAGGAGTACGAGGAGCGGTACGACGTCGTCCCGGCACTGCGCGCGGGCGGCGACCGGCACGATGCGCTGCGCTACGGCGCCCGGATCGAGCTGGGCCTGCGGACGTTCCTCGACGAGGGCGGCTTCAAGGCGTTCACGACGAACTTCGAGGACCTCGGCGGGCTGCGGCAGCTGCCCGGCCTCGCCGTGCAGCGGCTGATGGCCGACGGCTACGGCTTCGGCGGCGAGGGCGACTGGAAGACCGCGACGCTGCTGCGCACGCTGAAGACCGCCGCGGCCGGGCTGCCCGGCGGCACCTCGTTCATGGAGGACTACACCTACCACCTGGAGCCCGGCAACGAGCTGATCCTCGGCGCGCACATGCTGGAGGTCTGCCCGTCCGTCGCGGCCGGGCGGCCGTCGCTGGAGATCCACCCGCTGTCCATCGGCGGGCGCGAGGACCCGGTGCGGCTGGTGTTCGACGCCGCGCCCGGCCCCGCCGTCGTGGTCGGCCTCGCCGACATGGGCGACCGGTTCCGGCTCGTCGCCAACGAGATCGAGGTCGTCGCGCCGCCGGAGCCGCTGCCGATGCTGCCGGTCGCGCGCGCGGTCTGGCGCCCGCAGCCGGACCTGCGCACCTCCACGGAGGCCTGGCTGACCGCAGGGGCGCCGCACCACACGGTCCTGTCGGCCGCGCTCGGCACCGAGGTGCTGGACGACCTCGCCGAGATGGCCGGGGTCGAGCTGCTGACCATCGACGCCGGCACCACGATGCGCCAGTTCACCAAGGAGATCCGCTGGAACCAGGCGTACCATCGCCTGGCCCTCGGCTTGTGA
- a CDS encoding L-ribulose-5-phosphate 4-epimerase, which produces MREPETAALRTELTVLHRMLVEGGLVVWTAGNVSARVSGDAFLIKPSGVPYADLTPDAMVLCDLEGEPLGESPLKPSSDVFAHAYVYRHRPDVGGVVHTHSTYATAWAARDEPIPCVLTAMADEFGGEIPVGPFALIGGDDIGRGIVETLAGHRSPAVLMRNHGVFTIGADARAAVKAAVMCEDAARTVHLSRQLGEPLPMDAGDIDRLYDRYQNVYGQRGRP; this is translated from the coding sequence ATGAGAGAGCCGGAGACCGCCGCGCTCCGCACCGAGCTCACCGTCCTCCACCGGATGCTCGTCGAGGGCGGGCTGGTCGTCTGGACCGCCGGGAACGTGTCCGCCCGGGTGAGCGGCGACGCCTTCCTCATCAAGCCGAGCGGCGTCCCCTACGCGGACCTGACCCCGGACGCGATGGTGCTGTGCGACCTGGAGGGCGAGCCCCTCGGCGAGTCGCCGCTCAAGCCGTCGAGCGACGTGTTCGCCCACGCCTACGTGTACCGGCACCGCCCGGACGTCGGCGGAGTCGTGCACACCCACTCCACCTACGCCACCGCGTGGGCGGCGCGCGACGAGCCGATCCCGTGCGTGCTGACCGCGATGGCGGACGAGTTCGGCGGCGAGATCCCGGTGGGCCCGTTCGCGCTCATCGGCGGCGACGACATCGGCCGCGGCATCGTCGAGACGCTCGCCGGGCACCGCAGCCCCGCCGTCCTCATGCGCAACCACGGCGTGTTCACGATCGGCGCCGACGCCCGCGCCGCGGTGAAGGCGGCCGTGATGTGCGAGGACGCCGCCCGCACCGTCCACCTGTCCCGCCAGCTCGGCGAGCCGCTGCCGATGGACGCGGGCGACATCGACCGGTTGTACGACCGCTACCAGAACGTCTACGGGCAGAGGGGCCGACCATGA
- a CDS encoding Lrp/AsnC family transcriptional regulator, with product MQESAALDELDHLLVTALQTAPRADWRRIGAALGVDASTAARRWARLTASGLAWLTCFPVAVDWMTPVVAFIEVDCAPGRLHAVAAELAEDPHVFNLEHVTGGRDLIMTVVLRDNAELARYVGFRVGRLPGVTATRTQLATTLHAEGSRWRLDRLDQTQRDLLVGDPARATGDWALRPEDEELVRLLVRDCRQPVARLAEGTGLSPTTVRRRLARLHRGGALVYRCEVARSASGWPVTVYLWATTPPDEVAQVAGQLAGMRETRMCASLSGPHNVLFAVWLRSVEHVQSFEAALRRRFPRLAVTDRAVALWQLKLAGQLLDPRGRYLRTVPFWTWDDPGTETELAALVARLRTGPHRAPALPGPPAGG from the coding sequence ATGCAGGAATCAGCCGCGCTGGACGAACTGGACCACCTGCTCGTCACCGCGCTGCAGACCGCGCCGCGCGCCGACTGGCGGCGCATCGGCGCCGCCCTCGGGGTGGACGCCTCCACCGCCGCCCGCCGCTGGGCGCGGCTGACCGCGTCCGGCCTGGCCTGGCTGACGTGCTTCCCGGTCGCGGTCGACTGGATGACGCCGGTGGTCGCGTTCATCGAGGTCGACTGCGCGCCCGGCCGGCTGCACGCGGTGGCCGCCGAACTCGCCGAGGACCCGCACGTGTTCAACCTGGAGCATGTCACCGGCGGGCGCGACCTGATCATGACCGTGGTGCTGCGCGACAACGCGGAGCTGGCCCGGTACGTGGGGTTCCGGGTCGGCCGGCTGCCCGGCGTCACCGCGACCCGCACGCAGCTCGCCACGACCCTGCACGCCGAGGGCAGCCGCTGGCGGCTGGACCGCCTCGACCAGACCCAGCGGGACCTGCTGGTCGGCGACCCCGCGCGCGCCACCGGCGACTGGGCGCTGCGGCCCGAGGACGAGGAGCTGGTGCGGCTGCTGGTGCGGGACTGCCGGCAGCCGGTCGCGCGGCTGGCCGAGGGCACCGGGCTCAGCCCGACGACCGTCCGGCGGCGGCTCGCCCGGCTGCACCGGGGCGGCGCGCTGGTGTATCGGTGCGAGGTCGCCCGGTCGGCGTCCGGCTGGCCGGTCACGGTCTACCTGTGGGCGACCACGCCGCCGGACGAGGTGGCCCAGGTCGCCGGGCAGCTCGCGGGGATGCGGGAGACCCGCATGTGCGCGTCGCTGTCGGGCCCGCACAACGTCCTGTTCGCCGTGTGGCTGCGCTCGGTGGAGCACGTGCAGTCGTTCGAGGCCGCGCTGCGGCGCCGGTTCCCGCGGCTGGCCGTGACCGACCGGGCGGTGGCGCTGTGGCAGTTGAAGCTGGCGGGCCAGTTGCTCGACCCGCGCGGCCGGTACCTGCGGACCGTCCCGTTCTGGACGTGGGACGACCCCGGCACCGAGACCGAGCTGGCGGCGCTCGTCGCCCGGCTGCGCACCGGCCCGCACCGCGCCCCTGCCCTCCCCGGCCCTCCGGCCGGCGGGTAA